A stretch of DNA from Pelagicoccus sp. SDUM812003:
GATGGCTCCAGCTCGGGAGCTGGTCGCGACGGGAGTAGTGGTCCGCTCCGTAGGTGTTGTCTGCCAGCGAGTCGGCGTACAACTGATCCACTATTCGTAGGGCGAGGCTCCAATTTAGGTCGCGAGAGGCGCGACGGACGTGGTTGGCGAAGCCACTCGAGCCGGTTTTTCCAGTCGACGCTTCGTTCAATGCGGTGAAGGCGTAAGGCGTTTTTACGATTTGGATGTAGCGGCTCTTGTCACGCTCCGCTCGATTGGCGATGACGGACGCCACGGCTTGCATGCCGTGTTCGCCTTGGTTTGACGCTTCCAAAACGAGGCACGCGGCCACGATTTGCCGCTCCCAGTCGCAGGGCTGGTAGGCTTCCGCGCGGACGACGCTGACGATTCCCATAAGGGCGAGTGCGAGGACGATGAGTCGTTTCATGGAGAATGGTAGGCAGCGGTGACGCTTCTTCGATTCGAACGATGGCGCCGAGTTCCCTTTCGATCTTTCTTTCGTTGGTTGGGGACCGTTCCGCTTAGCTT
This window harbors:
- a CDS encoding cell wall hydrolase; the protein is MKRLIVLALALMGIVSVVRAEAYQPCDWERQIVAACLVLEASNQGEHGMQAVASVIANRAERDKSRYIQIVKTPYAFTALNEASTGKTGSSGFANHVRRASRDLNWSLALRIVDQLYADSLADNTYGADHYSRRDQLPSWSHRMRATAVIGDHLFFRAL